The Candidatus Flexicrinis affinis genome has a segment encoding these proteins:
- the murQ gene encoding N-acetylmuramic acid 6-phosphate etherase, with amino-acid sequence MLTEQQNPRTVNLDQMTPLEIVQAMNEEDASVARAVALVLPQIAAAVEAITARMRRGGRLFYIGAGTSGRLGVLDAVECVPTFGVPPELVVGIIAGGERAFVRAVEGAEDDADGGRRDLAAHNANALDCVVGIAASGSTPYVLGALEYANALGALTVGVSCNTEAPVTLRSEIGIEVAVGPEVLTGSTRLKAGSAQKMVLNMLSTAVMVGLGKVYGNLMVDVQITNAKLAARARRIVMQISGADEATADAALKGADGHAKTAIVMIARRVDAQEARELLAAHSGHLREIIG; translated from the coding sequence ATGCTTACCGAACAGCAGAATCCGCGCACGGTCAACCTCGACCAGATGACCCCGCTGGAGATTGTGCAAGCGATGAACGAAGAGGATGCGAGCGTTGCCCGTGCGGTGGCGCTAGTCCTCCCGCAGATCGCCGCGGCCGTCGAGGCCATAACGGCGCGCATGCGACGTGGCGGGCGGCTGTTCTACATTGGCGCGGGCACGAGCGGGCGGCTCGGCGTGCTTGACGCGGTCGAATGTGTGCCGACGTTTGGCGTACCGCCTGAGCTTGTCGTGGGCATCATCGCCGGCGGCGAACGTGCGTTTGTGCGTGCCGTAGAAGGCGCCGAAGACGACGCCGACGGCGGCCGGCGTGACTTGGCCGCACACAATGCCAACGCGCTCGATTGCGTCGTGGGAATTGCGGCCAGCGGCAGCACGCCGTATGTGCTCGGCGCGCTCGAATACGCCAACGCCCTCGGCGCGCTGACGGTTGGCGTGTCGTGCAATACGGAGGCCCCGGTCACCCTGCGGTCTGAGATCGGGATCGAGGTTGCCGTCGGCCCCGAGGTGCTGACCGGCTCGACCCGACTCAAAGCTGGGTCGGCGCAGAAGATGGTGCTCAACATGCTCAGCACGGCGGTGATGGTAGGGCTGGGCAAGGTGTACGGCAACTTGATGGTCGACGTGCAGATCACCAACGCGAAGCTTGCCGCACGCGCACGCCGGATCGTCATGCAGATTTCCGGCGCAGATGAGGCGACGGCGGACGCGGCGTTGAAAGGGGCGGACGGCCACGCCAAGACGGCCATTGTCATGATTGCGCGCCGCGTGGACGCGCAGGAAGCGCGCGAACTTCTGGCTGCTCACAGCGGGCACCTGAGGGAGATCATCGGATGA
- a CDS encoding beta-lactamase family protein: protein MTEIPRSDVERSIPAQAVEQLDSVVTTAIRDGVTPSAMLAVMHRGELVYEGGWGWQDPETKTPIRQDCLYDLASVTKLFTVTAFLAQVSAGKATLDMPLAAVVPEFAAISPRSIVDSYDPINRQIVPMDPAHVGKLVAPTSVTMRHLLTHTSGLPPWRQFYAVAGPSPTPPGQLDPMPRELRWARIFASLCTVDFAGLPGDKVRYTDIGLMLLGEAVARISGQPLENAIRARVISAISTLPDPISFNPVDQRIGLDRIVPTEYDSIWRRRRIHGEVHDENACAAGGVAGHAGLFASAETVARFGQLWLEGAGGFNIAPELAAEAVREQVVSNDLRRGLGFVIKPHVGANCGDLMSPETFGHTGFTGTSLWIDPRRKLVVALLTNSVYHGRSMPGTYELRRAVHTILAEALS, encoded by the coding sequence ATGACTGAGATTCCACGTAGTGACGTAGAGCGCAGCATTCCTGCGCAGGCGGTCGAACAGCTCGACAGCGTCGTGACGACCGCTATCCGCGACGGTGTCACACCGTCGGCGATGCTGGCGGTCATGCACCGCGGCGAGCTGGTGTATGAAGGTGGATGGGGCTGGCAAGACCCCGAAACGAAGACGCCGATCCGGCAGGATTGCCTGTACGATCTGGCGTCGGTGACCAAGCTGTTTACCGTGACGGCATTTCTGGCGCAGGTCAGCGCGGGCAAGGCGACTCTCGACATGCCGCTGGCCGCGGTCGTGCCGGAGTTCGCCGCCATTTCGCCGCGCTCGATCGTTGACAGCTATGATCCGATCAACCGGCAGATCGTGCCGATGGACCCGGCGCACGTCGGTAAGCTCGTCGCGCCGACTTCGGTGACGATGCGCCATCTGCTCACGCACACGTCGGGGCTGCCGCCGTGGCGCCAGTTCTACGCTGTCGCCGGCCCGTCGCCCACGCCGCCGGGACAGCTTGACCCGATGCCGCGCGAGCTGCGCTGGGCGCGTATCTTCGCCTCACTGTGCACCGTCGATTTTGCCGGACTGCCCGGCGACAAGGTGCGCTATACGGACATTGGCTTGATGCTGCTGGGCGAAGCAGTCGCCCGGATCAGCGGCCAGCCGCTTGAGAATGCCATCCGCGCGCGGGTCATCTCCGCGATCAGTACACTGCCGGACCCGATCTCGTTCAACCCGGTCGATCAGCGTATCGGGCTTGATCGTATCGTGCCGACTGAATACGACTCGATCTGGCGCCGCCGTCGCATTCACGGCGAAGTCCATGACGAGAACGCGTGCGCCGCGGGCGGTGTGGCAGGGCATGCCGGGCTGTTCGCCTCGGCCGAAACGGTCGCGCGCTTTGGGCAGCTTTGGCTCGAAGGGGCCGGCGGCTTCAACATCGCGCCCGAATTGGCGGCCGAAGCCGTCCGCGAACAGGTCGTATCGAACGATCTGCGCCGGGGGCTGGGTTTCGTTATCAAGCCGCACGTCGGCGCCAACTGCGGCGACCTAATGAGTCCGGAGACGTTCGGTCATACCGGCTTTACCGGCACGTCGCTGTGGATCGATCCCCGGCGCAAGCTGGTCGTCGCGCTGCTGACCAACAGCGTCTATCACGGCCGCAGCATGCCGGGTACCTACGAACTTCGGCGGGCGGTGCACACGATTCTGGCGGAAGCGCTGTCGTAA
- a CDS encoding DUF1343 domain-containing protein has product MTVYFGVDVLRRAEFEQVRGRKIGLLTHLSAVGEMLVPTYSLLTGSPEVDVRALFTPEHGFFGSAREGELVENSVDARTGLPVYSLYSESTKPTREMLDGLDLIVVDLQDIGVRCYTYAWTLSLMLETCAEVGLEMLVLDRPNPLNGLVVRGLLVEPNCTSMVGRYDGVVPLVHGMTIGELAMYYSSLIPGADNLVKVLAASGWRRSMTWRETGLTWVPPSPAIPKNVTVDNYPGSVYVEGTTLSEGRGTALPFEVVGSPGIDPIELALRLNMQHQRGVLFRPTSFRPTTGKHAGVDCRGVQAHIVEPRMYDPLRTWLNVIVTIRAYFPEEFGWADPYDGRYMFDLLMGNRWARSMIDNDARVADILAEERKVCAEFEERRQPYLIYD; this is encoded by the coding sequence ATGACGGTTTACTTCGGCGTCGACGTGCTGCGCCGTGCCGAATTCGAGCAAGTTCGCGGTCGCAAGATCGGGCTGTTGACACACCTGTCGGCCGTCGGCGAGATGTTGGTGCCAACGTACTCGCTGCTGACAGGCTCGCCAGAGGTCGACGTCCGGGCGTTGTTCACGCCGGAGCATGGATTCTTCGGCAGCGCGCGCGAGGGCGAACTGGTGGAGAACTCGGTCGATGCCCGCACCGGCCTGCCGGTGTACAGCCTGTACAGCGAGAGCACCAAGCCAACGCGTGAGATGCTTGACGGCCTCGACTTGATTGTCGTCGACCTGCAGGATATCGGGGTCCGATGCTATACGTATGCGTGGACCCTGTCGCTCATGCTCGAGACGTGCGCCGAGGTCGGTCTCGAAATGCTGGTGCTCGATCGGCCGAACCCCCTGAACGGCCTCGTCGTGCGCGGGCTGCTGGTCGAACCGAACTGCACGTCGATGGTCGGTCGTTACGATGGTGTCGTGCCGCTTGTGCATGGCATGACCATTGGCGAGCTGGCGATGTACTACAGCTCGCTCATCCCCGGCGCCGACAACCTCGTGAAAGTGCTGGCCGCTAGCGGCTGGCGCCGGTCGATGACTTGGCGCGAGACAGGGCTAACGTGGGTGCCGCCGTCGCCTGCAATCCCGAAGAACGTCACCGTCGACAACTATCCGGGGTCGGTGTATGTCGAAGGCACGACCTTGAGCGAGGGGCGCGGCACGGCACTCCCGTTCGAGGTGGTCGGTTCGCCGGGAATTGACCCGATCGAGCTGGCGCTTCGCCTGAACATGCAGCATCAGCGCGGCGTGCTGTTCCGCCCGACGTCGTTTCGCCCGACAACCGGCAAACACGCCGGGGTCGACTGCAGAGGCGTGCAGGCGCACATCGTCGAACCCCGCATGTACGACCCGCTGCGCACGTGGTTGAATGTGATTGTCACCATTCGAGCGTACTTTCCCGAGGAGTTCGGGTGGGCTGATCCGTACGACGGGCGCTACATGTTCGACCTGTTGATGGGCAATCGTTGGGCGCGCTCGATGATCGACAACGATGCGCGCGTGGCTGACATTCTGGCCGAAGAGCGCAAAGTGTGCGCCGAATTCGAGGAGCGGCGTCAGCCGTATTTGATCTATGACTGA
- the nagZ gene encoding beta-N-acetylhexosaminidase — protein MDSIEHQMGQRLVVGFHGLTAPDYLLEWLDAGRVGGVILFQRNVDSPEQLAALTRSLHAAARMPLLIGIDQEGGEVARLRGRFTEAPSAMALAAGGGQYAEAVAGVLAEEMRALGINWNFAPVLDISHNAANPSLGTRSPGAYPRLVGEIAAAQVVGYQAARVAACAKHFPGLGDTDIDTHVALPSIDTPLDGLIDTDLMPYRAVIEAGVASIMTTHTIFAALDPALPATLSPSIVPALLRQTLGFDGVVTTDCLEMGAITAHHSPAESAALAAAAGVDLILFSHTREVQEEAYRGLVEAARSGRVSEENRTESLRRIQAMKGAYAITEPPRPESIRTEPHVETMISASKAGVQLVRAQGVVPLPEHVSVALVEFPSIHDSDVFDATGHTGLATRLLARRPDATVVALSPSLLDEDMEEALSAARRAGVTILATRSIHLSPEHIRLAAAVLSAAHISVLVALRNPYDVGVLPEADAALCSFGGAEPQLDAVVGALFGDFVPTGSAPVALGG, from the coding sequence ATGGACTCTATCGAGCATCAGATGGGGCAGCGGTTGGTTGTCGGGTTTCACGGCCTGACCGCCCCCGATTACCTACTCGAATGGCTTGACGCGGGGCGCGTCGGCGGCGTGATCCTGTTTCAACGCAACGTCGACTCCCCCGAGCAGCTTGCGGCACTGACCCGGTCGCTGCACGCGGCGGCACGCATGCCGCTGCTAATCGGAATCGATCAGGAGGGGGGTGAAGTCGCACGTTTGCGCGGCCGTTTCACCGAAGCGCCGTCCGCGATGGCGCTGGCCGCAGGCGGGGGGCAGTATGCCGAAGCCGTCGCCGGCGTGCTGGCAGAAGAGATGCGCGCGCTTGGGATCAACTGGAACTTCGCGCCGGTGCTCGACATCTCGCACAATGCGGCGAATCCGTCGCTTGGGACGCGGTCGCCGGGGGCGTATCCGCGCCTCGTCGGCGAGATTGCCGCCGCGCAGGTCGTCGGCTATCAAGCGGCACGTGTGGCCGCGTGCGCTAAGCACTTTCCCGGATTGGGCGACACCGACATCGACACGCACGTCGCGCTTCCGTCGATCGACACGCCGCTCGACGGCTTGATCGACACCGACCTGATGCCGTATCGCGCGGTAATCGAGGCTGGAGTCGCGTCGATAATGACCACGCACACCATCTTCGCCGCACTCGATCCGGCGCTGCCGGCCACGCTGTCGCCCAGTATCGTGCCGGCGCTGCTGCGGCAAACCCTCGGTTTCGATGGCGTCGTGACGACCGACTGCCTCGAGATGGGTGCGATCACCGCGCACCATTCGCCGGCCGAGTCGGCGGCGCTGGCGGCAGCGGCAGGTGTCGACTTGATTCTGTTCAGCCACACGCGCGAGGTGCAGGAAGAAGCGTACCGCGGGCTGGTCGAGGCGGCCCGCAGCGGGCGAGTCTCCGAGGAGAACCGCACCGAGTCGCTGCGCCGCATTCAAGCGATGAAGGGCGCGTATGCCATCACGGAGCCGCCGCGGCCGGAATCGATCCGCACCGAGCCCCATGTCGAGACGATGATTTCGGCGTCAAAGGCCGGTGTCCAGTTGGTGCGCGCGCAGGGTGTCGTGCCGCTTCCGGAACATGTCAGCGTTGCGCTGGTCGAGTTTCCGTCGATCCACGACAGCGATGTGTTCGACGCGACCGGGCACACCGGTCTTGCGACCCGGTTGTTGGCGCGCCGGCCAGATGCCACCGTCGTTGCGCTATCGCCCAGCCTGCTCGATGAAGACATGGAAGAGGCGCTCAGCGCCGCTCGTCGTGCCGGCGTGACGATTCTGGCGACCCGCAGCATCCATTTGAGCCCCGAGCACATCCGCCTTGCGGCAGCGGTGCTCAGCGCCGCGCACATTTCCGTGCTGGTCGCGCTGCGCAACCCGTATGACGTGGGCGTTTTGCCGGAGGCCGACGCGGCGCTGTGCTCGTTCGGCGGGGCGGAGCCGCAGCTGGACGCCGTGGTCGGCGCGCTATTCGGGGACTTTGTGCCGACAGGCAGCGCACCGGTCGCGCTTGGGGGATAA
- a CDS encoding ABC transporter ATP-binding protein, which produces MSTSQRAPLVELRHVDRNFRKGNATLKVLQDINLNVYPNEILCLVGESGCGKTTTGKIIAGLLSHSDGEVNVQGRPLASYSNRGEKAKLRRTFQIVHQDPFASLNPSHTIAKILSFPLLRHKMVKNRTELAARLLELMELVDLTPPQDILNKYPHQLSGGQRQRVSIARALTVQPKLIVADEAVSMVDVSIRIGILKMLLRLKEELDIAIVFITHDLALAKYFAWQGRIAVMYLGRIVEIGRTPDVIGNPAHPYTRALLAAVPEADPDVTRAKEELPLRSEDIPGLLSIPSGCAFHPRCPFSVPDLCDADVPKLAVARGFNQEAACAPLELGLPLTTYAG; this is translated from the coding sequence ATGAGCACGTCTCAACGCGCGCCGTTGGTCGAACTGAGACACGTTGACCGCAACTTCCGCAAAGGCAACGCCACGCTCAAGGTGCTGCAAGATATCAACCTGAACGTGTATCCTAACGAAATCCTGTGCTTGGTGGGTGAGTCAGGCTGTGGCAAGACCACCACGGGCAAGATCATCGCCGGCCTACTTAGCCACTCCGACGGCGAGGTCAACGTGCAGGGCCGCCCGCTTGCCAGCTACTCGAACCGGGGGGAGAAAGCCAAGCTGCGCCGGACGTTCCAGATCGTGCATCAGGATCCGTTCGCGTCGCTCAATCCGTCGCACACCATCGCCAAGATCCTCAGCTTTCCGCTGCTGCGGCACAAGATGGTGAAAAACCGCACCGAACTGGCCGCGCGCCTGCTGGAACTGATGGAACTGGTCGATTTGACGCCGCCGCAGGATATCCTCAACAAATATCCGCATCAGTTGAGCGGGGGCCAGCGTCAGCGCGTCAGCATCGCGCGTGCGCTGACCGTCCAGCCCAAGCTGATCGTGGCCGACGAAGCGGTCAGCATGGTCGATGTGTCGATCCGCATCGGTATCCTCAAGATGCTGCTGCGGCTCAAGGAAGAGCTCGACATCGCGATCGTGTTCATCACACACGATCTTGCGCTGGCGAAGTACTTTGCGTGGCAGGGGCGCATCGCGGTGATGTATCTCGGGCGGATCGTGGAAATCGGCCGTACGCCAGACGTCATTGGCAACCCTGCCCATCCATACACCCGTGCGCTGCTCGCCGCCGTGCCGGAGGCAGACCCGGACGTGACCCGCGCCAAAGAGGAACTGCCGCTGCGCAGCGAGGACATACCCGGCCTGTTGAGCATCCCGAGCGGGTGCGCATTCCACCCGCGCTGTCCGTTCTCCGTGCCCGACCTGTGCGACGCGGACGTGCCGAAACTGGCGGTCGCACGCGGATTCAATCAGGAGGCGGCGTGTGCCCCGCTTGAGCTTGGGCTTCCGCTGACGACGTATGCCGGATGA
- a CDS encoding ABC transporter ATP-binding protein — protein sequence MTDGNVVLSVEDVSITYTTQRGIVQAVSNVSFNLHEGETLALIGESGCGKSTIVLGLIGLLPKTGKITTGKVTYRRRDGRLIDVLGLNKEQMRQFLWNECSMVFQGALNSLNPVLKISSMIYDTARAHGMRTDEAKKRALSLFEKVRLDPLRVFNAYPHELSGGMRQRVLLATALLLRPQVVIMDEPTTAVDILTQRSIIKVLKQLREELNFSTIFISHDLAVAAEIADTVATMYAGEIIEKGPVTEVFYRPRHAYTLGLLEAAPRLSTGAEELMSIPGSPPDLIDPPKGCKFHMRCRFATDECMITKPPLESVIADPTHTVACYHSDEVLRVRQKELAS from the coding sequence ATGACTGACGGAAATGTCGTCCTGTCGGTAGAGGACGTCTCAATTACGTATACGACTCAGCGCGGTATCGTGCAAGCGGTCAGCAATGTGTCGTTTAACTTGCACGAAGGCGAAACGCTTGCCCTGATCGGTGAGTCGGGCTGTGGCAAGTCCACGATCGTGCTCGGTCTGATCGGGCTGCTGCCCAAGACCGGCAAGATCACCACCGGCAAGGTGACGTACCGTCGGCGTGATGGTCGCTTGATCGACGTGCTGGGCCTCAACAAAGAGCAGATGCGCCAGTTTCTGTGGAACGAATGCTCGATGGTGTTTCAGGGCGCGCTCAACTCGCTCAACCCGGTGCTGAAGATCTCCTCGATGATCTACGACACGGCGCGAGCGCACGGCATGCGCACCGACGAAGCCAAGAAGCGCGCGCTGTCCCTGTTTGAAAAGGTGCGCCTCGACCCGCTGCGTGTGTTCAACGCGTACCCGCACGAGCTGTCGGGCGGCATGCGCCAGCGCGTGCTGCTGGCAACCGCGCTGCTGCTGAGGCCACAGGTCGTCATCATGGACGAGCCGACGACTGCCGTCGACATCCTGACGCAGCGTTCGATTATCAAGGTGCTCAAGCAGCTTCGCGAGGAGTTGAACTTCAGCACGATCTTCATCTCCCACGATCTGGCCGTCGCGGCCGAAATTGCCGATACCGTCGCGACCATGTACGCCGGCGAGATCATCGAAAAGGGGCCGGTCACGGAAGTGTTTTACCGCCCGCGGCATGCCTATACGCTCGGATTGCTGGAAGCGGCCCCGCGCCTAAGTACGGGGGCCGAGGAACTGATGTCGATCCCTGGCAGCCCGCCCGATCTGATCGATCCGCCGAAGGGGTGCAAGTTCCACATGCGCTGCCGCTTCGCAACAGACGAATGCATGATCACCAAGCCGCCGCTGGAGTCGGTGATCGCCGACCCGACCCACACCGTCGCGTGCTATCACAGCGACGAAGTCCTGCGCGTGCGTCAAAAGGAACTTGCCTCATGA
- a CDS encoding ABC transporter permease, whose amino-acid sequence MSASADVKAVLAEKTLLQRIGSGTRGTIRALLRNKAGFLGFLGVTFFVLMTTLGPLVIPYEGDPRLDRLRPGARSLFAPPSVEHPLGLDVKGRDVLSHIVHGGGPLIVTALQAGIITTIVAVALGAAAGLLGGVVDQIISAASNFILTIPQFPLLLVLATIVTFENRLGMALLLAVLNWPTLMRAVRAQVMSLKSRDYVEAAFALDLGLWHITTREVLPNMISYIVVNMIFTIRSAMYFIIALMFLGLVPLTEPDWGMMIFIGKQQGSLSNPEAAWMLLAPVLAIALFQLSLVLFTRSLEEVFNPRLRQGV is encoded by the coding sequence ATGAGCGCCAGCGCCGACGTCAAGGCGGTACTCGCCGAAAAGACGCTGTTACAGCGCATAGGCTCAGGCACGCGCGGCACGATTCGTGCTTTGCTGCGCAATAAAGCTGGCTTCCTTGGCTTCCTCGGGGTGACGTTCTTCGTCCTCATGACGACGCTGGGACCACTGGTAATCCCGTACGAAGGTGATCCACGCTTGGATCGTTTGCGCCCCGGAGCGCGGTCGCTGTTCGCGCCGCCGTCGGTGGAACATCCGCTTGGCCTTGACGTGAAAGGCCGCGACGTACTCAGCCATATCGTACACGGTGGCGGCCCTCTGATCGTGACGGCGCTTCAAGCCGGTATCATTACGACCATCGTCGCGGTTGCACTGGGAGCAGCGGCGGGTCTGCTCGGCGGGGTGGTTGACCAGATCATCTCCGCGGCCAGCAACTTCATCCTAACGATCCCTCAGTTTCCGCTGTTGTTAGTATTGGCGACGATCGTCACGTTCGAAAATCGATTAGGCATGGCGCTGCTGCTGGCTGTGCTCAACTGGCCGACGCTCATGCGCGCCGTGCGCGCGCAGGTGATGAGCTTGAAGTCGCGCGATTACGTCGAGGCGGCGTTCGCGCTGGACCTCGGCCTGTGGCACATCACCACGCGCGAGGTGCTGCCCAACATGATCTCGTACATCGTGGTCAACATGATCTTCACGATCAGAAGCGCGATGTACTTCATCATCGCCCTGATGTTTCTCGGCCTTGTGCCGCTCACGGAGCCGGACTGGGGCATGATGATCTTCATCGGCAAGCAGCAGGGCAGTCTGTCCAACCCCGAGGCGGCGTGGATGCTGCTGGCGCCAGTTCTGGCGATCGCACTGTTCCAGTTGTCGCTGGTGCTGTTCACGCGCAGCCTCGAAGAAGTGTTCAATCCCCGCTTGCGGCAGGGCGTGTGA
- a CDS encoding ABC transporter permease, giving the protein MSAQTTPAARVPSVSDQPRSRFTLRKLVRSYTFRTVVQGLITIWAVMTFTFFLIRLMPGNPAQIKIDEYMDRYGMSEDQARQQVATLFSFDPNQPVLEQYVDYLGDLVRFDLGRSLTSTETPVAQQILKFLPWTLFSVGLSLLIAFSLGVLIGLAMAYWRGGILDNVMTVFASVIYAIPDYIIALLLIMVAGVQLKLIPVGELYGGSTQGIAPGFTVEYILDLLKHAFLPVFTYVMATIGGWMLTMKSSTISTFGEDYITVARARGLPERRLLTAYVGRNAMLPLMTRLAISIGFVVGGSAIIETLFLYPGLGRNLVLAIGMRDYTTMQGIFLVIAVSVVVSNILADLLYGWLDPRVRLGGDKGAE; this is encoded by the coding sequence ATGAGCGCACAGACAACTCCTGCGGCGCGCGTGCCATCAGTCTCAGATCAGCCGCGCTCGCGTTTCACCCTGCGAAAACTGGTTCGCAGCTATACGTTTCGAACGGTCGTGCAGGGACTTATCACCATTTGGGCGGTAATGACCTTTACCTTCTTTTTGATTCGCCTGATGCCCGGCAACCCCGCCCAAATCAAAATTGACGAATACATGGATCGTTATGGAATGTCGGAGGATCAGGCGCGGCAGCAAGTCGCGACACTCTTCAGCTTCGATCCCAACCAACCTGTACTCGAGCAGTATGTGGACTATCTGGGCGATTTGGTCCGGTTCGACCTGGGTCGTTCGTTGACTTCAACGGAGACACCCGTCGCCCAGCAGATCCTCAAATTCCTGCCGTGGACCTTGTTCAGCGTCGGGCTATCACTTCTCATTGCGTTCTCGCTGGGTGTCCTTATTGGTCTGGCCATGGCGTACTGGCGCGGGGGAATTCTGGACAACGTGATGACCGTGTTCGCGTCGGTCATCTACGCCATTCCAGACTACATCATCGCGCTGCTGCTCATCATGGTCGCCGGCGTACAGCTCAAGCTCATTCCGGTGGGCGAGTTGTATGGCGGCAGCACGCAGGGTATTGCGCCCGGTTTCACCGTCGAGTACATCCTCGACCTGCTCAAACACGCCTTCCTGCCCGTGTTCACATATGTGATGGCGACCATCGGCGGGTGGATGCTGACGATGAAAAGCAGCACCATTAGTACGTTCGGTGAGGACTACATCACCGTGGCCCGTGCGCGCGGTCTGCCGGAGCGCCGACTTCTCACCGCGTATGTCGGCCGTAACGCCATGCTTCCGCTGATGACCCGCTTGGCGATCAGCATCGGTTTTGTGGTGGGCGGCAGCGCGATCATCGAGACGCTGTTTCTGTACCCCGGGCTTGGCCGAAACCTTGTGTTGGCGATTGGCATGCGCGACTACACCACCATGCAGGGCATTTTTCTTGTGATCGCCGTATCCGTGGTGGTGAGCAACATACTGGCCGATCTGCTTTACGGCTGGCTCGATCCGCGCGTACGTCTAGGCGGAGACAAGGGGGCCGAATGA
- a CDS encoding SulP family inorganic anion transporter, which yields MLRERLRFARASFGADFTAGLTGAIAGAPQSMGFALLGGVNPVYGLYASIFPTIIGGLLSSSRFVTVAPTNVLMLLVAGALTTFNNPDPPVPLFTFTLLVAAFQLVFGLFRFSALTRFVSNAVIVGFISGAGVLIIFGQLDHIFGIEVHSGSNALGGVIELFGRIAETDPATLVVGAATTVMIYTFHHMRRLKNIATLVAFAIVTPLVLIFDWSTVALVSDQSPIPSGLPLPVLPDLGYAQPLLGAAFATALLACVQHAALVEKLRDRKEPRADVNRDFIAHSVSNAVGSVFQALPSSGSLSRTAVNISSGAQSRMANVYAGITIFMMMLLFSGVIEVIPLAALAGHLVVAALSLIDLRAIRLVWAVSTIGRVSMLATFAGALVLPLEYSIYGGVLLSLGLYIWTSSTQIEVVQLVQDERGRFSEQPSPAKLPDHTPVVLSVNGTLYFAAFRKLESLLPDPEGSVKPLVILRLRDTESLGSTGINVILRYDSMLRDQGGKLILAGVGKKLRDELTRTGALMRLGPDAVFDAQPVIFQSTENATDYASKLSGTQP from the coding sequence ATGCTTCGTGAACGTCTGCGCTTTGCACGGGCGAGTTTTGGTGCGGACTTCACTGCGGGACTGACCGGTGCAATCGCCGGCGCGCCGCAGTCGATGGGATTCGCGCTGCTGGGCGGCGTCAATCCGGTCTACGGTCTCTATGCCAGCATCTTCCCGACAATCATCGGCGGCCTGTTGAGCAGTTCGCGTTTCGTCACCGTCGCGCCGACAAACGTGCTCATGCTGTTGGTGGCGGGCGCGCTAACGACCTTCAACAACCCCGACCCGCCCGTTCCGCTGTTCACGTTCACGCTGCTGGTCGCCGCGTTTCAACTCGTATTCGGTCTGTTCCGCTTCTCTGCGCTCACACGATTCGTCAGCAATGCCGTGATCGTCGGCTTTATCAGCGGGGCAGGCGTGCTCATCATCTTCGGTCAACTGGATCACATCTTCGGCATCGAGGTGCATTCGGGCAGCAACGCGCTGGGCGGCGTCATCGAGCTGTTCGGGCGGATCGCCGAAACTGACCCGGCGACGCTCGTCGTCGGCGCGGCCACGACAGTGATGATCTACACGTTCCACCACATGCGACGCCTCAAGAACATCGCGACGCTGGTCGCCTTCGCGATCGTCACGCCGCTGGTGCTGATCTTCGACTGGTCGACGGTTGCGCTCGTGAGCGATCAGTCGCCGATTCCGTCAGGACTGCCGCTGCCCGTTTTGCCTGACCTCGGTTACGCTCAGCCGCTGCTCGGCGCGGCGTTCGCCACGGCGCTGTTGGCCTGTGTGCAGCACGCTGCGCTTGTCGAGAAGCTGCGCGACCGCAAGGAACCCCGCGCGGATGTCAACCGGGACTTCATCGCGCACAGCGTCTCAAACGCGGTCGGAAGCGTGTTTCAGGCGCTGCCGTCCAGCGGGTCGCTCTCGCGCACGGCCGTCAACATCAGCAGCGGCGCGCAAAGCCGCATGGCGAACGTCTACGCCGGCATCACCATCTTTATGATGATGCTGTTGTTCTCTGGCGTGATTGAGGTGATTCCGCTGGCGGCGCTGGCCGGTCACCTCGTCGTCGCGGCACTCAGCTTGATCGACCTGCGCGCAATTCGCCTGGTGTGGGCCGTCTCCACGATTGGCCGCGTGTCGATGCTGGCAACCTTCGCCGGCGCGCTGGTGCTGCCGCTTGAGTACTCGATCTACGGCGGCGTGTTGCTGTCGCTCGGGTTGTACATCTGGACATCCAGCACGCAGATCGAAGTCGTTCAACTCGTACAGGACGAGCGGGGACGGTTCAGCGAGCAGCCCAGCCCGGCTAAGCTGCCTGACCATACGCCCGTGGTGCTTTCGGTCAACGGCACGCTGTACTTCGCGGCGTTCCGCAAGCTGGAGTCGCTGCTGCCCGATCCGGAAGGCAGTGTCAAGCCGCTCGTGATTCTGCGCTTGCGCGATACCGAGTCGCTCGGCAGCACCGGGATCAACGTCATCCTGCGCTACGACTCAATGCTGCGCGATCAGGGCGGCAAGCTGATCCTTGCCGGTGTCGGGAAAAAGCTGCGCGACGAACTCACGCGAACCGGCGCGTTGATGCGGCTGGGCCCGGATGCCGTGTTCGATGCGCAGCCCGTGATCTTCCAGTCGACCGAGAACGCGACCGACTACGCGTCAAAGCTGTCTGGCACTCAGCCGTAG